AAGGACACAATTTATGTCCCTAGTCAAAATGTCCTCTTTTGTAAAGACCTGCCCAATCTAACTATGAGTAAaacgaataaataataatttagtcATAAATAAAATGACCCACAAGATGACCTTTCACCTGGCGACCGTACCTGGGATGTTCCCTCACGCTCAGACACCCTTAGTAATTtagagcaggggttttcaaactgtggCTCATAACCCACTATAGGGGCACACAGGGGAATAGGTTAGGTCACAGAGAATACACACAAAAGCAGTTACATATATACAGTCAAATGAATAACCTAAGGACCTaccattttcagtctttatcttctacagtaagttactggcaaccagctgcataattacagcaatttttttacagtggccAGAACTGCTGTTTTTAATCCTAATTGTAACAGAGACAGGGGTGTTCCAACTGCTATAAGGGGCCCCAACTATGCTCAAGAAGTAGCGGCACCTCTGCTCTGgatgtactgtactgtagcgGCCAATGGAGACGTAAAAAGATGAAGTGACATGATGATGAGGTCAAAAGTTCAGTGTTTATtccaacaagtaaaaaacagaGAGATCCCAAGAGTCTAATTGATATTTACTGTGAAAATCCAAAAGtaccaaaaaaaataaaaaataaaaaataaaataaaatacactgttcaaagttaaatgcaCAAACAAAACTTTTGGCTATGTCAATAATTTGACCCAAAAATCTATTAGTAGGCCAacgggcaagtttggccaggatgccagggcacacccctactttttttaagacatcctgggatttttaatgacaacagagagtccggacctcggtttaacgtctcatccgaagaaTTATTCGGCTAATATGTTGTCTACCTTTTCAcaagcaaaatataaaatttaatcaaaatatttGCCTTTTGTGTATCACCCAATATATGGCGATTCATGGACTATATTATGCAGTTTAATATTGATAACAAAACTTAAGCTTGATCTGTGTAtgcagtaaatgtacttttattttaattaataattatttttgtagTGAATaagtatattattatttaattaatatttaaccTTTACattatttgttgaaccatggTACACTGCAAAATGGTACACtttcttacttaatatttttgtcttgttttcagtagaaatatctaaaaattcttaaaaaaaaatattttcttgatgagcaaatgacctaagaaaataactccatataaaaatataaaatttaaataaatttgtgcttaaaacaagcaaaaaaatctgccaatggaataagattttttttcttgaatttactttaaaaaaatgaatttagcaAAAAATGCCTTTCCATTGACAGaatttgttttaagcacaaattcacttaaatttgacatgttttgtttaaaaactagagtTATTTTCTTAGGCCATTTGCTCATCGagaaatacatcttgatttaagaatttttagatatttctactgaaaacaagacaaaataccaagtaagaaatactatacaaaaataaatgctAAACTGTTGGTTCATTTATCCAATTTGGAAAAAGTGCTCATTTGGAATTCCACAATGggaaaagtgggccggtcttggcATTGAAATTCCCGGGCTGAACAGTgcccccactccggccctgcaAAAGGTCATATGTTGTGTTTACTAATCTGTGTCTTATTTGAACTATTACATGAACTATTACAACAAAATgtttaatacttttaataagaaaGACTTGAATGTATGTTCTGCTAAATGTTTAACCCATTTGTTAAAAAGAATCAAAAGACTTGAAAGAAAGATTCatgtttttattagtatgtgtgttcttTGGAAATAAAACCTATGACCTGTCAATGATGTACCAACAGGTCAAATTGAAGATTAACAATACTCTTAGGATATACTatgcatttgttaacatttattacattaaaatCAGTAAAAAACTTACCAAGAAAAACATCTGTCATTATGTCAAAGTAAAATTTTGTGAAAAGATGATTAGAATTTACTAAAGTAGAagtacttattattaattaaatttatcAATATATAATTGAAAATGTAGAGTAAATGGAGTGCAATACTCAGCTATACCCTGAAAAAACATTCAGTAGAAAGTGTGACGACTAGTCcttgtaaaaataaacatgtaccATATACCATACTAACAGCAGTCATTACATACAttacatattacaacaactaaCTCGAACACTAATTTTACAGTAATTATGGTAATTTTCTTACAGAAACACATTAACAGATTATGGAGATGATACTCAGATCACAGCAGATGAAAGGCTTTGTAACATGTAGTTAATGAAGAATGTTTAAAAGTTCAAGGCACTGGAGCGGTTTGAGGATGAAGCTGTACTGCATTCAGACGTGTTGTAAACATCTGTAAATAGTTGGTTATATGTTACTCAAGAACTTTACATTCAGTACATTTAACATTATAAGCATATGTTAGCCAATTTAAGGTAAATATTTAAGGTACATGCTTTTGCCCCAAATGAAAAATTGTCTTGGGCTCAAACCGAAGCAGCTACTGCATTGTGTAAATCATAATACACACTTCTATATTtaatacgtatatatgtatgtatgtatacatCCACacaatatatgtatgtgttgtTTGAGATTAAATCATGTACTTACTTCTCCTCTGCTTCCTCCGGAAGATACCCAGTCTACTTGAAAATGTTCCCGCACTAGTGATCTGTAATTTAGAGATGTGCAGATAAAGCTTAGAGAGTCAAAACAACTAGGGACCGTTTTCCTAAATCTTCCGAGAATCCTCTCATAGAGCTTCTAATCTATCTTAAAAATCTGTAACTAGGAATCTTAGCTCAAGAGTAGTTCAGAATCAAACTGAGAGCAACTCTGAGcaagaaaaagacaaaaaaaacacaatctTAAGCTGCGTCTCAAAATGCATACTTCCATAATAGGCAAAAAGTTTTTTGAAGTGTGCATTCGATGGACACCCAACTATGAAGAAGAAGGATAATGGTTGTCATATTGGAAAAAATCGGAACACTGCTCTATACGAATGTAAATTCATAACAAAAATAGTTGTTCCTTTTGGTTAAATTGCACTTGTTTGACATCATCCAAGTTAACGGCTCACTTTTGTTATGACAATATATGTTACATGACGTATCAGTCGATAACAATGagtatgtattttatttaattcagtacatactGTCACAGTATACAATTTTGGGGGCTGGGATAATGTGCAGGCATGGCTGAGCACGTTGCTAGGTATCATACATTTGGATGTGATTAGTTCATACAGCAGATTCACAATGTGCTTTAAAGTATATAATGTCATTTACCATGGTACGAGTCGAACTGTTATTCTTTAATGACAGCTTTCCTGATAGTGACTCACGGACCTGCAACCAAAAACAAAAGCAATACTTTATGCTCagttatatatgtatatttacatCTAAACCGTTGCTTTGTGCACTGAAACCAGCTATTTGTCaagacacacaaacaaacaaaataatctcTTACCGTTTTGTCTAAAAGCGTTCCAAACACCAAAACAAAGAACCCCTAAAATTACAAACACATGGGGAGAAACAAtgttaaacttttaaaaactggagattaataataaataaatgtgcagAATTATTATAGATTGCTAATTCAAGATGGAACCAAATAAccaaaaaaatttacaaaattaatcaaataaatacattaaaagacaGAGAAACAGAAAGTGTTACCTGCAGTGAATTGAGTATTGCAAACACCACATGAATGCCAAAGTTAGGTGACAACATGGTTCCAATGCCAAATCCCCATGTTAGACCAAAGATAGGAGTCAGAATGGCCACACATCGGGCAATGACCACAACAGTTTGTTTCATTTCTGGTTGAGAACCAACTCCTCTTCTTAATAGTGTACACACAACCACAATCAAAACCAGGAGGTTAAAGGCAATGATGGTCAGGGCTGGAATCACAAATGCCAGCAGTGCCTTCGATTCAAACCAGTTCAGCCAACATGCATCTCTCATCCAAATATATCTACCAGCTCCAGCTGTGGATGCAACAGTAATAACCGCTATAAGCAAAGGTGCACAATAACCAACTGCGAAGGCAATGATCATCATTTTAACCCTTGACAATTGAGACAAAACTATGACAATACGGTAAAGCAGCAAAAGTGCTAAAATGAACATCCAGAAAAAAACAGCCAAGTAAAAAAAGTGCATGAAGAAAACCACTGGACTGCAACGACTGGACTGCTCATGTTCTGGAATTGCAGCTCCACAGATAAAACAGATGTCTGCAATCAGCAAAGACACAGCGATGTTGACTATTGAGACGTGACGCATGTACAATGTGTCATTTCTTTGTATTGATGTGACATTTCTTTGTATTGACTTCCATACGATCATCTCAATAATGAGGCACAGAATCAAGCTGGCTATTGAAATAGCTACACCAATGTATGTTATATAGTCTAAGGCTGGGTTATCAACTGCAAAAGGTGACATTAGGATTGAAAAAGAGGTTGTGTGGTCGCATTCACATGTAATTGTTTCATTCCATGAGCGCTTGACTTTACATCCATTGGAATCCCATCGGTCCAAAGAAAAGTTCCAAAAGACACACTGAGGATTTTTTAATGTTGTATCTGTAATGTCgaaagtaaatgaaatgttgctAATTGTTTTATCAACCTTAACAACAACCACGTCTCCATTGATGCTGTTTTCTGATGTCCTGCTGTCCTTATTAGAAGTATTACGAGTTGGTAAAACGTTGTCAAGTTTTGTGAAGACAATAAGAGTTATATAGGTTGATTCAGGAACATTTGGTATCACAATCTGTGTAGTTGAGTTGGGCAGTTGGGAAATTGCATTGAAGGAGTTCTGAATTTGAATTCTTATCAACTGAATGGAGGATTGAGTTAATGTAAAATTTACAGCTGACAGTCGATCACTTATATTCTCAATAGCTTGCAGAAGTTTAACGCTGCTGGTGTTTCCTGTCGTGGTTCTATTGTTCAAATTTTTCCAAGTATTGCTGGAATTATCTGACACAATGATGTCCACTGTTTTTAGGAAATTctgaaaatgcaataaaaattgTTAATAAGATTATAATACAAATAGTATTTTCAAATTGTATTCTGTTaatgttaatatttatttttaaaacatttatactcaaaatcaataatatttatttttgtgaattttgcgatcaaaattattttgcttCGGTAATAGAAATGTAATATCATGATAATAGTGTCTGTTTAAACTAACATGATTAAAGCGCAACATAAAGACCGAGTGAGCAGTTTGATAAATGTGAGTGGTTTGATAAAAGGTCTGGTTAACCACACTAAACCAACCAATAAGctgtaaaagaaaatttaaacgTCCTTCACATTACTGTAAAACGCTGACGCAAGTGCATGGGCCGCCTGCTGGGTGCAGCCCCGGTACTTGGGCCCAGTCAAGCCCAATGGTAATTCCAGTAATTACAGTCAAAGAGTAGGTTTGATGCATGGAAAGTTTTAGGCTTGTGCCACACTTAACGCTTCaagttttttttccaaattcAGCTACAGTACCGTCTTTATGAATGAATCACTGAACCATTGCACTTGGTAAGAGTGCATTTTTGCCATCACTTCAACAGGGGTCACGCTTTGCAAAAGCAACACATACAaagataacactttacaataaggtttattagtaaacattagtaaatgcattaactaattgttaataAAAACAACCTTATGGTAAAGTGTTATCGGTTTAATTAAGATGGAATGTTTCAGTGGTATGTTTGTATTTTGTAGTCTTACACAATTTAGAGGCAATATGCAACCATTCAAGATATAATGCACGCACGCAGGCACACAGTCCATATATTCCACAGAATAGCTTTCTCAATgcattattaggggtcaagcccagaatgggcgatacccctattgggattgttagttttcctattattattattatctattattcttcttcttccgccattgcgtctatggcagcccatagaaccgtacgtaggaaagttatgaaatttggcatacTCAAAGAGGCCATTCCAAATAGTCaacacaccaaatttggagtgtttatgtcaaacccaatagcgccaccaacagtccaaattttcacttacatttttggttataactgctgacccgtacgtcatagaaacgcaattcttgtttcttctgattccttggctcatgccgattcgattgcaccatatgacgtcatttcggttatgctatttattttgatattttgaattgtttgtaaaacctactttttcgaactcgtcctagagcttttgtccaatttgcgtaaataatgggtgtgtagcatctagagacactcatggcaaaaagttatggaattcgtgtcgattcgccaatccgttTCCGTATACCGCGTCAACGATCTTTACGTAGAGTGCgtaaaaacggatttgaggctgtatcttcgccaaagttAAACGTAttcacacgacacttggtagttttgatggcagtcatgacctgagggttcgtgcccagtttcgtcacagcgccacctagtgttcacgagatttgaaaaatggctatttttgcttataactactgcaaacttgagtctaaaattatacaagtgctattgttagattccttgaggcatgccgagtcaaacgataccaaatggttttcagtcggccattttgggggtcggccattttgatttttaactttttttgtcggaaagttatgaattttggcacactcaaagaggacatttcaAATAGTccccacaccaaatttggagtgtcttTGTCAAaccctatagcgccaccaacagtccaaattttcacttgcatttttggttataactgctgacccatacgtcatagaaacgcaattcttgtttcatctgattccttggctcatgccaattcgattgcaccatatgacgtcatttccgttatgctaattattttgatattttgaattgtttgtaaaacctactttttcgaactcgtcctagagcttttgtccaatttgcgtaaagaatgggtgtttagcatctagagacactcatggcaaaaagttatggaattcgtgtcTATTCGCCAATCCGTTTCCGTATACCGCGTCATAACATTTTATGTAGAGCGCGaacaaacggatttgaggctgtatctttgccaaagtagttttgatggcagtcatgacatgagggtgcatgcacagtttcgtcacaTTGCCACATAGtgttcacgagatttgaaaaattgctatttttgcttatatctAATGCTAGCTTGATattaaaattatggatttgtggctatatcttcgcaaaagttttgcacattaatgtgtgcattgccagtggttcagtggttagtgtaggttgtctacaaatcggaaggttggtggttcaaaccacagctccacctgaccaagtgttgaggtatcacacaatctagactctatacaaaaagtcataaaaagatTTTGATAGACAAATCAGTTATTGTATAGCGcatcaacaaatattatggcGAGCACGCCGGAatggatttgaggctatatctttgCAAAAGTTTTGCATATTAATGTGCGTATTtccagtggttcagtggttagtgtaggttgtctacaaatcggaaggttggtggttcaaaccacagctccacctgaccaagtgttgaggtATCATTGAGAACCCCAACTGCTCCTGATGAGCTGGATGGCTCTTGCATGGCTGACAGTGTATGAATAGGTGAATGTTTCACAACTTGTAAATGtcatgaactgagggtgcatggaaTGTTTTGTCACAGAGCCACCTATTTCATCAGTGACATTTTTTGAAAGcccttgtaaacttttcagtgccccctagtggttaagagttttgaggctttatctccagatcgctttattgtgtgtacaccatattggtgggtgtcatcacaattatgacctgaggcaccatctattgttttggtgcagtgcccccagtggtcaagtcatttgaggctatatctcaacattgcttcatcatatgtatataaaatttggtgggtgtcatcacaatcatgacccgcggcaccatctattgtttcggtgcAGCGCCACCAAGATAAAGAAGATttgaaaaattgcaatttttgccttaatctactgaaaacttagatttaaaatcaagacaatcattattgatacttcattctgtgccctttttggcttgaccccggcatcgctgctttgcagctatatttttagtCTTTGGGATTATTAGGGCATAGAAAGGATCACTACAAATTAAATGCTTTGTTAGTTATCTCATTATACAGCGGGCGTAGCTGAATCTTTATCCCCAGAACTACACATGTAAATAAAGGGAAAAAGTGAGCCTTCAGCTTAATTCAACAAACCATCGACTGGGCATTATGCAAGTTCACAGATGTAACTGCATGACCACAACTGAGCCATTTGCTGTAGAAAAGtgatattttttcataaaaatattttcctaAATAAATCTTATAGTAATTGATATTGAGTTTTagtgtaaaaatatcaaacagaatgacattttaatatatgatttgtatttttgtaagaATTGGTCAGGGATCTGAATATCTAAatcagacagatggataggcagacagacagacagctagtTTACCTCCATTACAGGTTTATTGATGGTAATGCTTTTTGACAAATCAGCAATTTTGAAAAGTATGTCAACAATTGATTGGACAGTCGCAGCAGACTGTGTTATATTAGCATTATTCTGCTCCGCAGCGATACTGAGGTTTGCCATGAACTCTGGGATGTCACCTACAACCAAGACCTAGATTACAAAGATCAAAAACTCAAATATCAGACAcatttcaaatccataactttgTTTTAATAACAGATAAATGATAAATGGCCCTACAAAGGTAAAAGACCTGAACTTAAGTTTGGATCTGAGAAAAAGTAGCCTACTTTTTATTTCAGACTTTTTACTGCGTTTTAGCTGTCAGTTGTTTTCATCTTTATAGTTATGTTCTCTAACAACTCAagatacttaaaaaataaataactgcCTTTTGTTTTTGTAGGGTAGAGTAGATTACCTGAGCTTTGCTCTCAAGATCTTTGATCACTTTGAGTACACAGTTGTCCTGCGTTAGTTTCCATTCACTTGAtttgcatgtatatgttttgcTTCCTTCACTGCCAATGTCACAGAGTCCTTCAGTCGTGTTATTTGTTCTTCCAAATCCAAGTTTGTTATCTTCACATTCAAATTCTGCAGCTGACAAGTATTTGATTGTCACAAATAATCAAAACCTCATTTTTCAAAAGAAAAACTTGATGTGGCAGAATGTAGAGACTGAGAAACTCACGACTTACCTTCTATGCTTGTCTTTACTGTGACACTTCTCATGCTATAACTGTATTTATTAAGTTGCTTTAAACCCTTGAGTCGACATGTAAAGATTTCATCCTTACAATTATCCATTTGAATTTTATGGTCCACTGTGATACAATCTGAC
The nucleotide sequence above comes from Paramisgurnus dabryanus chromosome 12, PD_genome_1.1, whole genome shotgun sequence. Encoded proteins:
- the LOC141279912 gene encoding adhesion G protein-coupled receptor F4-like yields the protein MTINQTFDINLTITDAADYKSYKKNIETTINQKYQDCLSNYIKDSVNVTGFRPGSIIADYMISTTSNSINFTSANTQVSDALSNAEIPLAQNAFAVSGKKKMLSNRTEKIYPQESVTLNCPQSVEGPIMWKVNEKDPDSTKYTITNNNRTLIVNSATESDSGRYSCIIQMNSIPFIQWQNIVIERQPSISVGSNERVFPCKERTVQLTCCVNGNYSVEWVPLNDIRQLSGSDCITVDHKIQMDNCKDEIFTCRLKGLKQLNKYSYSMRSVTVKTSIEEFECEDNKLGFGRTNNTTEGLCDIGSEGSKTYTCKSSEWKLTQDNCVLKVIKDLESKAQVLVVGDIPEFMANLSIAAEQNNANITQSAATVQSIVDILFKIADLSKSITINKPVMENFLKTVDIIVSDNSSNTWKNLNNRTTTGNTSSVKLLQAIENISDRLSAVNFTLTQSSIQLIRIQIQNSFNAISQLPNSTTQIVIPNVPESTYITLIVFTKLDNVLPTRNTSNKDSRTSENSINGDVVVVKVDKTISNISFTFDITDTTLKNPQCVFWNFSLDRWDSNGCKVKRSWNETITCECDHTTSFSILMSPFAVDNPALDYITYIGVAISIASLILCLIIEMIVWKSIQRNVTSIQRNDTLYMRHVSIVNIAVSLLIADICFICGAAIPEHEQSSRCSPVVFFMHFFYLAVFFWMFILALLLLYRIVIVLSQLSRVKMMIIAFAVGYCAPLLIAVITVASTAGAGRYIWMRDACWLNWFESKALLAFVIPALTIIAFNLLVLIVVVCTLLRRGVGSQPEMKQTVVVIARCVAILTPIFGLTWGFGIGTMLSPNFGIHVVFAILNSLQGFFVLVFGTLLDKTVRESLSGKLSLKNNSSTRTMSCSQFDSELLLS